A single window of Labeo rohita strain BAU-BD-2019 unplaced genomic scaffold, IGBB_LRoh.1.0 scaffold_364, whole genome shotgun sequence DNA harbors:
- the LOC127160489 gene encoding uncharacterized protein LOC127160489, with product MYDKMLHISGPSAALSKPPADVPAQKTPVPLPEELKFLVQEPANSESPSESSVPTTGDSSTADTHQARRTLTFEECGIDETTSHIAEPSHKPLSSAPKDFSMPSPASLQKTTQSTPAHPTDPPPQLSYDHDVRQWKCSQQQRIWMKTELESMGLWPGSIPVSNPMKTVSLWRLPPQPELMDTITDLPSPRYFQLHPFFIWKPENDTLMARLRNNYALPCIEECKKPQVTSAGVGRPRVIAGITGQYYLFSSRLCCKVCKKKWYADNPHWLEKLPKRFTNMLPAVLTYKKAICKSLLDELRRTGKSPTDMANQVMEMMHLKYERAHLAYLLSCQNILDAEAGRYGQKSITGFLRKETQPAPFGEYDDSSGWNGIAVSAHYLTDCLLYEYQRQEEAINKLLQGTFGQAFRSDHTRKVARKVTFTSGTMSSYAIMNETWMILSWVMVQSETEKSLEPMYRGLASRYTMAGVEKAHYQWVDRDCCAPFRVPDPHKTEHQNWEAWQTTDDVIAEATSGNLQNTCASRSHFNQHITIKLDLFHCMRRFLRECVTEHHALYSSFCQFLSAAFSVVDQEDLQKLKDAYTFCGIQPVNPTKQHIREHCRTKIPQPGELLKRVEDVIHHFQLAADPNGVPLYKPSMLKAWRIQRVHILRGCLSDPEVAGEILYRHGGTLQLNHVQGEGAKVPVWIPIRGTSQQEGYHFHQAQWVTGTRVSSELFQAQGMTGVARWNFQRLVDLKQSGVQLPGAFDPSLIADLNTVSERVLGMPKYPALRVSNRDTGERFGLEYVEPGCRPVVLDWEKHKTKTTQPVNPAEQSDPPTAQSRYPSPVLDVTSSPHLESVTSSTQPVFLLSSSFPGHAELHSETVTSSAQPVPSISSSFPGCVELHSETETSSAQPVPSLSSSFPGHTELHSETVTSSAQPVPSISSSFPGCVELRSETGKL from the exons ATGTATGACAAAATGTTGCATATTTCAGGACCTTCTGCTGCCCTCTCCAAACCACCTGCTGATG TACCAGCTCAAAAGACACCTGTGCCCCTTCCTGAAGAGCTGAAGTTTCTTGTCCAAGAGCCAGCCAATTCAGAGTCACCATCAGAGTCTTCAGTACCAACTACAG GAGACAGCAGCACTGCAGACACCCATCAAGCTCGTAGGACACTTACATTTGAGGAATGTGGCATAGATG AGACCACTTCCCACATAGCTGAACCATCACACA AGCCATTGTCCTCTGCGCCTAAAGATTTTTCAATGCCCAGTCCAGCTTCTCTACAGAAGACAACTCAAA GTACACCAGCCCATCCCACAGATCCTCCTCCACAGCTTAGCTATGACCATGATGTTCGCCAGTGGAAGTGTTCCCAGCAACAGAGAATCTGGATGAAGACAGAGTTGGAATCCATGGGTCTGTGGCCTGGATCAATTCCTGTGAGCAACCCCATGAAAACAGTGTCACTGTGGCGTTTACCTCCTCAGCCAGAGCTGATGGACACCATCACTGATCTGCCATCTCCCAGATATTTCCAGCTTCATCCGTTTTTCATTTGGAAGCCTGAAAATGATACCCTGATGGCTCGGCTGAGGAACAATTATGCTCTGCCATGCATTGAAGAGTGTAAAAAGCCACAAGTGACATCTGCAGGTGTTGGTAGACCTCGTGTGATTGCAGGCATCACAGGTCAATATTACTTATTCTCTTCACGGTTGTGCTGCAAAGTCTGCAAAAAGAAATGGTATGCAGACAACCCGCATTGGCTGGAAAAGCTTcccaaaagattcacaaacatGTTGCCAGCAGTTCTTACTTATAAGAAGGCtatctgtaaatctttattGGATGAACTGCGACGTACAGGTAAATCACCCACTGACATGGCTAATCAGGTGATGGAAATGATGCACCTGAAATATGAACGTGCCCATTTGGCCTACCTCCTTAGTTGCCAGAATATCCTAGATGCTGAGGCTGGAAGGTATGGacaaaaaagcatcacaggGTTCCTGAGAAAGGAGACCCAGCCTGCTCCCTTTGGAGAGTATGATGATTCCAGTGGATGGAATGGGATTGCTGTGTCTGCACACTACCTCACTGACTGTCTCCTGTACGAGTACCAGCGCCAAGAGGAAGCTATTAATAAGCTTCTACAGGGAACCTTTGGGCAGGCTTTCCGTTCTGACCACACGCGAAAGGTGGCCAGGAAGGTTACATTTACATCTGGCACAATGTCATCTTATGCCATCATGAATGAAACCTGGATGATCTTATCATGGGTGATGGTACAATCAGAGACAGAAAAATCATTGGAGCCCATGTACAGGGGACTCGCAAGCCGGTACACTATGGCAGGTGTGGAGAAGGCACATTACCAGTGGGTAGACAG AGACTGCTGTGCACCATTCAGAGTGCCAGACCCTCACAAAACAGAGCACCAGAACTGGGAAGCATGGCAGACTACAGATGACGTTATTGCTGAAGCCACTTCCGGAAACTTGCAGAACACCTGTGCCTCCAGATCTCACTTTAACCAGCACATCACCATCAAGCTGGACCTGTTCCATTGTATGAGGCGCTTCCTCCGTGAGTGCGTCACTGAGCATCACGCCCTTTACAGCTCCTTCTGCCAGTTCTTGTCCGCTGCTTTCAGTGTGGTGGATCAGGAAGACCTGCAGAAGCTCAAGGATGCATACACATTTTGTGGTATTCAGCCTGTCAATCCCACAAAGCAGCACATTCGAGAACACTGCAGAACAAAGATCCCACAGCCTGGAGAACTCCTGAAAAGGGTTGAGGATGTTATACACCATTTTCAATTGGCAGCAGATCCTAATGGTGTTCCCTTGTACAAACCCTCCATGCTTAAAGCATGGCGCATTCAACGCGTTCACATTCTGCGGGGCTGTCTAAGCGATCCAGAGGTTGCAGGTGAAATTCTATACAGGCATGGTGGAACGCTGCAACTTAACCACGTCCAGGGTGAGGGGGCCAAAGTACCAGTATGGATCCCCATAAGAGGAACATCTCAGCAAGAGGGTTACCACTTCCATCAGGCTCAGTGGGTCACTGGCACACGTGTCTCGTCAGAGCTGTTTCAAGCCCAGGGGATGACTGGAGTGGCACGCTGGAATTTTCAGCGTCTAGTGGACCTGAAACAGTCAGGTGTTCAGCTTCCAGGAGCCTTTGATCCATCTCTAATTGCTGATCTGAATACTGTCTCAGAAAGGGTGTTAGGTATGCCAAAGTATCCTGCCCTTCGGGTATCTAACAGAGATACTGGAGAAAGATTTGGGCTGGAGTACGTTGAACCTGGATGCCGCCCTGTTGTACTGGACTGGGAAAAGCACAAGACCAAGACCACTCAACCTGTAAATCCTGCTGAGCAGAGTGACCCACCCACAGCCCAGTCTCGATACCCTTCTCCTGTTCTTGATGTGACTTCAAGTCCTCATCTAGAGTCAG taaCCTCCAGCACCCAGCCTGTGTTTTTGCTCTCCTCATCTTTTCCTGGTCATGCTGAGCTTCATTCAGAGACAG TAACCTCCAGTGCCCAGCCTGTGCCCTCAATCTCCTCATCTTTTCCTGGCTGTGTTGAGCTTCATTCAGAGACAG AAACCTCAAGTGCCCAGCCTGTTCCCTCGCTGTCCTCATCTTTTCCTGGCCATACAGAGCTTCATTCAGAGACAG TAACCTCCAGTGCCCAGCCTGTGCCCTCAATCTCCTCATCTTTTCCTGGCTGCGTTGAGCTTCGTTCAGAGACAGGTAAGCTGTGA
- the LOC127160490 gene encoding uncharacterized protein LOC127160490, with the protein MHKKVVFFPGRVQVAFRKGPLGYLLQEPTDQARLIKDNTSLQDKSAPKKQELVRQYALLVVRQRGGDASDRIEVLGEYILQFGKYKGKCFRWLLENDIGYAIYLIKSLQQEEAAGDFMTEGNSKDSLLSFVSYAQSFEEIQSLLSYLCKNPAAPAALSEDNQLVGFGSRAKSTWLEIWDSRADGYASFVMKKTCVLGTRMYKLQQYLWKKQRSTHTSPVTASKAQDEPMEMEKDEELERAMLSITPSKLQVQTAPPTPPSGADLEKSTKAVKGVCTEGSALIHEMNCFPKLNMNYILLCHVVRVLVTF; encoded by the exons ATGCacaaaaaagttgtatttttccCAGGAAGGGTTCAAGTTGCGTTCCGGAAAGGGCCATTGGGTTATCTTCTTCAGGAGCCGACTGATCAAGCCAGGCTGATTAAAGACAACACATCGCTACAGGACAAGTCGGCACCTAAGAAGCAGGAGTTGGTCCGTCAATACGCTTTGCTTGTAGTCCGTCAGAGAGGAGGTGATGCCTCAGACAGGATTGAGGTGTTAGGGGAGTATATCTTGCAGTTTGGCAAGTACAAGGGTAAGTGTTTCCGCTGGCTCCTTGAAAATGACATTGGGTACGCCATCTACCTGATCAAAAGCCTTCAGCAGGAAGAGGCTGCAGGAGACTTTATGACAGAGGGTAACAGCAAGGACAGCCTGTTGTCCTTTGTCAGTTATGCCCAAAGCTTTGAGGAAATCCAGTCTCTTCTTAGCTATTTGTGCAAAAATCCAGCTGCCCCAGCAGCCTTGTCTGAGGACAACCAGCTAGTTGGTTTTGGTTCTCGAGCAAAGAGTACCTGGCTGGAGATTTGGGACAGCAGGGCAGATGGTTATGCTTCCTTCGTTATGAAGAAAACATGTGTGCTAGGGACTCGGATGTATAAGCTGCAGCAATACCTGTGGAAGAAACAGCGTTCCACCCACACCTCACCTGTTACTGCCTCAAAAGCCCAAGATGAGCCCATGG AGATGGAGAAAGATGAGGAGCTGGAACGTGCGATGCTGAGCATCACCCCCTCCAAGCTACAGGTGCAAA CTGCACCTCCAACACCACCATCAGGTGCTGACCTGGAAAAGTCTACCAAAGCAGTAAAAGGTGTTTGCACTGAAGGTTCAGCACTGATACATGAGATGAATTGTTTTCCAAAGCTCAACATGAATTATATCCTCCTTTGTCATGTTGTTCGTGTTCTGGTTACGTTCTAG